The following nucleotide sequence is from Aedes aegypti strain LVP_AGWG chromosome 3, AaegL5.0 Primary Assembly, whole genome shotgun sequence.
ttttatttatttcatgtttgataataatttacaAGAATTAATTACATACCTTTCATACAAGGAAACGCTTCGTTGTTAATCTCGTACAGAAACTTCACTAGTCCCAACTTGACGGCTGTGTTCCCGGATAGGAGTGAACACTTGCCATCGCGGATCACGTAAAACTTCGTCTTGAGAATAGTTTCATTGAATTGAACGTCAGTTTGAACTTCTCCAAGCACCGTTAAGGGTTTGGTGGATCCGTAACTGTTGAAAATCTTGTTGCTGCCTTTCTTCACCTCATACGCTTCGAATCCAACACGCTTAAGTATTTGCCAGTCTGCATAGCTCAAGATATCTTCATCAGCACCAGTGTCGATAACGAAAGTCAATGGTACACCGCCAACACTGATTTTAACGGTTCGTTTCCCTCCGAGATGAAACAGGTCAAAAGCTTCACTTTCTTTTGGATCTGCAACTTGTTCATGTACTTCCCTGACGAATCGCTTCTTCTTAATCATTTGGGGAGCTTGTATTGGTCCAGTGTTCTTCTTTTTCAGGAAACAGCATCGTGCAAAATGTCCAACCACTCCACAGCTCCGGCACTTTTCGGATTTCGCCGGACAAGCAGGATCGTTTGATTGATGACGACTATCGCAACGGGTACATCTTGGGCGGTGTTGATTTTTAATACGGGGTTGATATTTCTGGGTGTTGATTTTCAGGATGGATTCGTCACATGTATCAGTTCGGAGTTTTGTTGGGTCTGGTTTGGGGGTAGCTTCAATTTCCCAGGTAGCGAGTTGGTGATCCACAGATTCAAGTGTTCGGCCAACTGCCAACAATTGATCCAAAGTGTGGTCTTTCTCTAAGCATTTCCGTCGgagctgttgatttttcgttgttGCAATTATCTGATCTACTATTACGCTATCTGTCTGGTCACCAAAATCGCAGTAGCTTGCTTGTTTCTTCAGACGAATGACAAACGTGTCAAGTTTCTCGCTTGGGCTAGGCAGCATCTGTCGGAACTTCTGTCGTTCGTACGTTTTCGAAACCCTTGGAACAAAATATTCGTCCAGCAATTGCACCGCAGCTCGATAACGATTGCCCAGAATGTGCTCTTCGTCGGTCTGAATCTTAGAGATAATTTTCCGCACATCTGGTCCACCAAACAGCATAAGGGATTTGAACTTCTCTTCATGGTCCTCTATGTCCTTCCATGCTAAATAAGCATCAAAATGCTCTCGCCATTTTTCCCACCGCAACGAAGTTGGACCGTCGGCATCTTCAACAAACGGCGAAACTAGCGGGCTTACCTATATAGAGGAACATGACTTTGTGTTTGTAAAATACACCCACGACTGGGTatcacaaatttcaacaataattatgGTGTAACGGAATATTTCACACAGGCTCTTCCTATAATTTGCTCAACCTTATACAATCAAGATCCTTAAGGTGTCTTGCTCAAAATTATAATCATTGCACTATTCTCTGCTCAACCTTCCATTATGAATCACCCTGCATACTTGCCAGATTCCATAACTCTTGGTTTCTTGCTATGAGAATTACCATCAGTCCAGAAAGGGCTTATTGAAATAAGAGTATCAAGGAATGACCTCTTCAATTCCAATAATCACAACCACTCTTCTTTTGACCATGGTTTATACGTTTATATTTACGGAGACATTCAATGAAGTGGTCTCGCCACCTGTATTCCGGgttctaacaaaattcacaGTGCATGGTCTCAGAATTGATCTTTTGCTCCGGGTtccgcaaaataaaatttagcgTACTTCATCCCTAAAAGCAGCATCACAAAATCTCCATCACAGTGACATTTATATTAGAAATCATCCCTAAGAATACCAGGTATCTTTCCCCTTGGGGACAGCCTTGTGATCCGTTATACCAACATCGAGCTTTATACTTACCATTGGCCAAGCCATCGGTGtcgattttccaaattttcctgTCGTCGCCAAATGTAGGAGAGAAAACCAGTGTTGATTGCTTGGTGGTTCGAATActaatgaatatttattttctgtCATCTATCTCTACAGTTGGTCAAGGCTACTAAGATTGACCTAGCTTACTACGATCCTACAAgcatatatatttttgttatgttctATCCTCACAAATCTAGAACATTTTCTCAGggcaattatttctgataaaaaataaagatttttttcttggctttattgactaacttgggattcgaattcaaaaactttagtaaaAATCCACTAAAGTATagatcagtgattcccaaagtgggcgaattcaccccctggggcgattttcaggctcaagtgggcgaaaatttgtaaaacagaatttggggggcgaaaaatctaGAAAGGGGGCTAAAAAGCTAACACGgcagcatttgaaaataattactcataaccTTTGGAGGACACATATCTGAtggttaatcaattccaaacttaactaTTTCCAGGACTATTTTACCTAAAAACGTTATATCTCTAATCAtgatcattttcaaattatgatagacaacacttgatgATTGTGTGATGCATTCAGGTTTTTTAATATCATGAGTTTTTAGAACGGACAAAAATATCTAATGTGCCCATTTTGATGTTCCGGTTGCACtctttttcattagttattatgGTAGAAATCAttttagaaacaaattttgaaaaatttagcaaacAAAAATCGGGTTCCAACGATTTTAAAGAcgtaatttcttcaaatgtatttttaaagtgttttaaaaatacatttgaagaattttcagagaTGCGTCAGATTTGAACTTtcagaactttcgaaaaaaatcgagttttcttGGTGTTAGAAAAATTGCATTGAAcaatgagttgaaaaacattctggattttcatatatgTTTCAGggtatttggattggataaaaatgcgttcccagaaacatcaaacatttattattcacaatttctgaaaattattgcagtaattttagaaaCGGCAGATGATGGAATGACTGATTCAGTAGTCTGTAATGCACGCAAGATATTGTTAAAATCGATATTATAAATTACAGTCCAATAAATCATTCATAGTAACTGTGGGTTatcgatatttaagaaaatatgtttaaatgtaCCTCAAagttattgtattatgattctATGGATATgcgagtcaaggaaattttctggtgTACAGCGCCTAATTAGAATATGTGAATCACATATTGggggcctcaagggggcgaaagttgaaaaagttttggaAGCACTGGTATAGATCGTGCTGGTTAAAACATTACTTGGtatgcaaaattttcccggtactaattgaaattcccgtatatttcccggttttctcacggtgattcgaaattcccggctttttcccggttttcccgatttcccggtgCGCTGGTCACCCTGCTGCTATAGTATGTTCTCATAGGCAATTTCCCTTATAAGTTTCATGCTTACTGTTCTGGATAAGGTTTGAATTACCAGAAGTTTGGTTTGAACTGCTTTAAAACCCTCAGAAGTGCATATTGCAATCCTGCTTTTGAGAAAAACggctttgaatattttttagcaatgttGTACGTTGTAAAAATTGTATGCAAGGTGAAAATACAAACCATTCTTCTAcgcatttttacatttttaagatGGAATTACCACTTAAAAAGACTGTTAGAAGGTTTGAAAATAGTATAATATTTCAAAACATCAAACTCAAAATCAAGCACAATGTTATTTTCGCTTACTTTGGGCCCCTCAATTGTAATTCGATATAACttatttgaaatatatcaaATTATTGTTGGATATTCTTATCTTTCGACGTATTTGTACTTTAAAATTCAAGTAATATGTTCAACGCAGGGAGACTACATAagtttttgatttgatttatttttagatCTATGTGTAAGAGTATCAAACAAAACTCgtagaaacaaacaaaaactaaaattcTTAGATCGTAACAAAAGGACAATCTACAGACAAGCCTAAAAGTCATTTAGATCTCAAGCCAAACGATTGAAAAATAGAAACCTGAAACTTTCAAACCCTTCGACGTGATTAAAAAAGTTGCACCATTCCATCGAGTTTTATAATAATTCTTAAATGTTCAATAATGATTATTTAAGTCGAATTTTGTGGGGGCCCCCAAActgtgggggcccgggggccatggcccccttgGACCCCCCGTAAATACGGCCCTGATTTCAACAATCGATTTCACATTAGCGCCTTACATTTAGACGACGTTCGCCTTTATTTTGAGGGCCCCTGAATGGAACTCCGCATTGGGCCCCAAAAACcttagctacgccactgtcTCCAGAAATGGAAAAGCTTAAAATCATGGCGTAATGTCCTCACCGGCACAATGATCTTTAGTACCTGACCATATCGCTAGGGGTgtaagggccttccttagccgagtggtattCCATTGCCTCGAAtttaccattaccccgaattccatcaccccgaatgctatttctacgaatgtacaattatcttgacatgatgatattgatggcatttccccatgataccgtgcacccccgctaatctgaacggtacctcatgcaaaccatcggggttcatttttaatttgaacatctagccACCCTAGAATCGTGTTTCTGGTACCTCTttcgctgttttgttttgattttgcgttccgtttcacagcgttccattccactttactccgttccatgagctaaatgacgtttgaaccatttttaatttgaacgacgTGCAAATTAgtggggtacaaattaaaaagtgttcagattaaatgtggtcaaaccaacgggggtacccggtattggAATTCGGAGTAATGTTATTCGGGGAGATGGgacgttcggggttttgcaattcggggtaatggcgttagggttaatggggtagaatcgccacacgatatacaaatgcaaacatgacaactttggcaaagaaagctctcagttaataactgtggaagtgctcattgaacactaagctgagaaggtGGCTCTGCCCTAGTGATGACGTAATGCCATGAAGTTGAAAAAGATCAAATCACTCTCAAACAAAATTATGTCAATGACAATTAGGATGTACAGTTTATTTTCCTAGATGATATTCAAATTCAGTTCGTTACGCTAGTTCTTCGGTTCCCTCGTCACCCTTCTGCTTCTTCTCGCCGCCGAAACAGCTGCATCCTTTACCGGATGCTTTTCGTGCAGCTTTCAGATCTTCCTTAGTGGTCTGCGTTCCACGAATCTTCTTCTTGAATCGCGGTGGGAACGTGATACTTTCCCACGAGGTTTGCTCCGGAATTTGCAACGCTCTGCGCCGCCGTATAGCGTGATCCCTGGCCTGTTTCAAATGTTCTATGCAGTTGTGTGGCGTCGGTTGCCTCCATATTGGTTCAGGTTTCTTCACACAACACGGGCAACAGCATGCCAGAAACCTTCGTCTCGCCCTTCGCCGCCTGATACGCGCAAGTAGAGCCTTCTGTTGTTGTATTCTCTGCTTCTCTTCCTGCATGATGCGTTTCTCTCGTTGCTTGATCATCTTTTCACGTTGCTTCCTGTATTGTTCTTCGCGGGTAGGTTTCTTGCCACAGCAAGTTGTTTCCTGTTTGCTTTTCAGTTTTCGTTCTTTTTTCGCCTTTGCTTGCTCCATCGCCTCGATATCCCGTTTTCTCATGCGTACCATCGGAACCTCGCGTTTTTCCTCTTTTTTGCTGCAACAACTCCACAAACCTCTACTCTTTCTCTTTCGTTTGGGTCGAAGTATCGGTCGCACTGGCATGGGGACACACTCTCCATGTGGATCGCTTCTGTTACAAGCACACGTGTCCTGTTTTCCACGGGTTCCTTTTACGCCGAAATCCTTGCAACGCGTGTCAACTGCCACGTGGCGACATCCGGGACAGAAACGAACTTCCTTGGCAAGTCTTGGAGCGGGTGCTTTGCAGCCGTAACTGCTGCCCAAAGGTTCTATGTGGAAAGCTCATTAACAATTGATGACTTTGGTAAAAAAGAAATGAATGCATACTTGTGATAGGCTTCTTctttttgtcagattttttcccagTTGATAAAGCTGGACTAGAAATAATAAACGTATTTTAGGTCATACTACTAGAAATATTTTGTCTatattcccagacaaccaaaatgtaggGGAAagtcctctatgcccggacacttTTTGTGTTTTGGTAATATGTCAAAATCTACATTAGTTTTACCGTTGATTTTTGTACAGTATAaaaatttaacattattttaagtaaaaactcacatgagaacaaaaataaacctttACAATTGATTTCTAGGGTGGATTTCATTATgtaccaaaaatgatgtgcACTGAAAtgtctccataactcgatatctattttgaAATCTTTCTTTTTTGAGGAAACGTGGTCTAACTCTTGTTTGGAgatgcaagttgtaataaaagttgaaaaacatgaaaataaaaaaaaaagttagtcaaaattctcgcatactctgagataacgccctaaaagccattggtagccacctgtgtagctcgttgtttctgagcaaaagaaggaataagcatccaaaccaacatcacgggcagatagataatgatcctttcttccccatagcgttgttaaatagcatgaaaatccattcaaatgctcagaaacaacgagctacacacatggttaccaatggcttttagggaaAGAttagaagttatgcgagaattatgtgatttttcgagcattttgaaaaaagttttcaaataatacttTGTAAAGTACAATCAACAAAATAGTATTACTTTCTTACAGAGATGATCATTTGCATATTAGAAATACACAAATTTGTtcgattttgtgtttttttgtttcggtacattctgtaactcgataattctataagtcgatggtcccttgaatatcgagttatggagagtcgactgtattatatgatgaataatagcatacaatgcgagagtGTAAAtgttctaccgaactaacttgtgatcttatgcgacttaacttatgataacaaaatatgttgatttgacagctggtagaattgattcgatttactttgtacgagtgtatgggacgaaacaaaatgtacaaatgaattcagaaaaacggcgttttatgcgagaaaactcatcaatctgacgattttatccaccgtgttttgccgTTTTGATGTAGTTTGTATggataaacgagttattacgtaaACATTCATTCGACTTCTGATTGTCTGGGTTGTTATGAAAGTCTCCTTAAAAtggattttgaaatattcatcttcaaattttggtttggtCAATAGTAAAATGGGAAATATGTATAAACATTcagtaaaataaacaaattattctTGGAAAACTCAAACAATCGACGCTTTCTTTTATACGACTTGTTAATTGTATAGTTGAGATTCCTCAAATTTTATTGActtcaaattgaaataaaagtggtcgtgtatatttttcaacttgacttccaccaaatataagcggtaccatgctgaaattgattgttatgtaaaattgaagaaaaaaatacagaaaaagtttttggaaaatgtatgtctagccgaggacctgggatcgaatcccattcccaaGATAGTTAGTTATGACTGTAAAAAAAGTAATAATgacaacttccttcggaagtAACGGCTtaatcccgagatgaactaaacaagtgttaaggtgattataaacccaagccaaactttgaattttcaagagcacaagactggagaatctgacaacagttcgcgttgaaaatcaatcaaattacttgtttgctggtggtgaccaatgggatacattttcaacgcggagtgctgtttggttcttaagtcttgtgctcttgaaaatttgaggtgtggcttcgttctataatcaccttaaaaaatTAAcgtgagaaataaaaaaaagttaacacTCCTAtcagttaaggcgaagtaggccgtcattgaaatttgtacgtgtcgttgatgattattgcttattcatctcacgattttgaatcaaagaaaatcagttgggttTGCACTGGcacaactgaaaaagtatcagcatactttatgcatgttagtgcGTACAGTgttactttttcaagtcaatataaactatcaagactgagtgttatcacttttaaatgcaagctgaaaagtcatcaatgctgccaaaacgaatgacgggctacttagccttaagtgaTGCCAGTGGTTGATCCaagatattcaaaattaaacatAGACTTTTAAAGACTCCACCCCCGATACCTACAGTTTCTCGTTTATGTACTGCCGGAACACTTTGACATACGGTCCCGGTTGAAAGCACTGATCGCGAGGCACTGCCACAAAGGCCGAGTCATCATGGATCTCTTGAATGGATCGTAGCACTTCACCAAACAGGGTATAGACACTGAAAGTAGACCGATACGAGTTCACAACAAGATGCCGCTAATCCACAACAGATCAACAGAAAATCTTACACGTAACCATTGTAGTAATGCAGGCGATTTATCCGCTCGACCACTTGATTCTCTTCCAGTTTCTGGCGATCGACCATAACCTTGTGCGGCGGTTTAAACGGTTGGCCATTGGTGAAGAAATAGACGGCAATTTTGgatttagacatatttttttgggaatttagaCGAGCAATGCTCTAGGAATCCAAatttttttccgacaattttgaCATTCAATAATCAAAGATTCCTTGGATTACATGACTGCCCGGGATTTCTTTTTGGTCCTATTGAAGTCGAACCCACGTGCTCCCAAACTACGCACATCTATTTGTACATACTAGTATAGTATTCCTCCTCCAGATCATACAGATCCGCTGCCATATCGTCCCGCACGGCCATCAGTTTGTTATCGCGATCCATCTGCGTGCTCCGGTACAGTTGGGAGCTACTGCAGATGGCTTCGTTGACCGAGTGGAAGTCATTGAGAATCAAATACTGTTTGATGTCGGACACGAGCTTCATGAGGGATTCCCCCGCGCGCACTGTGTT
It contains:
- the LOC5567256 gene encoding uncharacterized protein LOC5567256 isoform X1; this translates as MSKSKIAVYFFTNGQPFKPPHKVMVDRQKLEENQVVERINRLHYYNGYVVYTLFGEVLRSIQEIHDDSAFVAVPRDQCFQPGPYVKVFRQYINEKLPALSTGKKSDKKKKPITKPLGSSYGCKAPAPRLAKEVRFCPGCRHVAVDTRCKDFGVKGTRGKQDTCACNRSDPHGECVPMPVRPILRPKRKRKSRGLWSCCSKKEEKREVPMVRMRKRDIEAMEQAKAKKERKLKSKQETTCCGKKPTREEQYRKQREKMIKQREKRIMQEEKQRIQQQKALLARIRRRRARRRFLACCCPCCVKKPEPIWRQPTPHNCIEHLKQARDHAIRRRRALQIPEQTSWESITFPPRFKKKIRGTQTTKEDLKAARKASGKGCSCFGGEKKQKGDEGTEELA
- the LOC5567256 gene encoding mediator of RNA polymerase II transcription subunit 22 isoform X2, whose translation is MQRNLTQSKEALLKSYNTRLKEDVRSMLDNFEEIVRLAKGENETQFSKMTQCEQDTYEMQVRASNIVRAGESLMKLVSDIKQYLILNDFHSVNEAICSSSQLYRSTQMDRDNKLMAVRDDMAADLYDLEEEYYTSMYK